The following proteins are co-located in the Thermodesulfovibrionales bacterium genome:
- the xerD gene encoding site-specific tyrosine recombinase XerD, whose protein sequence is MQFIDDFLSYLSVEKGLSTNTVDSYGRDLRAFAEFLKPRQKELGRFARTDIIDFLDDMRERNCAASSICRFLSSLKGFCRFLLAEKVIDEDPTENLRSPKKWERVPKALSVDEVRDVLSVSEAPAGKVRKAIGGALSFRDSTMLELLYSSGLRVSELVTLRLQDIHFDAGFLRIVGKGAKERIVPMNGRAAAKLKEYLSVYRPLLLRRRSSESVFVTARGGSMTRQRFWQTMKTFGKQLGIDISPHTIRHSFATHLLEGGADLRSLQKMLGHSDISTTQIYTKVTAERLKKVYREHHPRA, encoded by the coding sequence GTGCAGTTCATTGATGATTTCCTCTCCTATCTTTCCGTCGAAAAGGGCCTGTCTACAAATACCGTCGACTCCTACGGCAGGGACCTGAGGGCATTTGCCGAATTTCTCAAACCGAGACAGAAGGAACTCGGGCGGTTTGCGAGGACGGATATCATCGACTTTCTCGATGACATGAGGGAGCGGAACTGCGCGGCATCGAGCATCTGCCGCTTTCTTTCCTCCTTAAAGGGATTCTGCAGGTTTCTCCTCGCAGAGAAGGTGATCGACGAAGACCCGACCGAGAATCTTCGATCGCCCAAGAAATGGGAAAGGGTCCCGAAGGCATTGAGCGTTGATGAAGTGAGAGATGTCCTGTCTGTTTCTGAGGCCCCGGCCGGGAAGGTCAGGAAAGCGATTGGTGGTGCCCTCTCTTTCAGGGATTCCACAATGCTGGAACTCCTTTATTCTTCCGGCCTTCGTGTCAGTGAACTGGTGACCCTCCGCCTCCAGGATATCCATTTCGATGCCGGTTTTCTCAGGATTGTGGGAAAGGGCGCGAAGGAAAGGATCGTACCGATGAACGGGAGGGCTGCGGCGAAGCTGAAGGAGTATCTCTCCGTATACCGGCCGCTCCTCCTCAGGAGACGCTCTTCAGAGTCTGTTTTTGTGACTGCCAGGGGCGGCTCGATGACGCGGCAGAGATTCTGGCAAACGATGAAGACCTTCGGGAAACAGCTTGGGATTGACATCTCGCCTCACACCATCAGGCATAGCTTTGCGACTCATCTCCTTGAAGGGGGAGCGGACTTGAGATCCCTCCAGAAGATGCTCGGCCATTCGGACATCTCAACGACCCAGATCTATACGAAGGTCACAGCGGAGAGGCTCAAGAAGGTCTACCGGGAACACCATCCGCGGGCATAG
- a CDS encoding glycosyltransferase family 4 protein → MRILQLIYEAPESPFGFGGAGVRAYEIYRRLSGRHSITLLSMKYPGARDSDREGLRYVYAGTETKSLPASVLSYTLQASGYVRKQGDTFDVIVENFLPSTPFFSRFLTRTPVVLQVQGIMERHSLKKFTPIYSLPMALVERFYPSLYETFIFVSGVTKEKVLARKKGRVNFCPVIPNGVNDELLHVPPGEGDYILFLSRIDTYTKGLDLLVRAFELISHEFPGIRLVLAGYEFNSFRDLIAAVTPSVRGKIVYSGFVTGEDKVRLLSGAKFFVLPSRHESAPISILEAAACGKPVLVSDIPELHFVREKGFGTGFRSGSADDLAEKMRVMLKNESLRQRLGEKGRECAKHFSWETVALQFEDALEQIIASAR, encoded by the coding sequence ATGAGGATCCTCCAGCTGATCTATGAGGCCCCTGAAAGTCCTTTCGGGTTCGGGGGTGCCGGAGTCAGGGCATACGAGATTTACCGGAGGTTGAGCGGAAGACATTCGATAACGCTGCTCTCCATGAAGTATCCGGGAGCAAGAGACAGTGACAGGGAAGGTTTGCGGTATGTCTATGCAGGGACCGAAACGAAGAGCCTACCGGCGAGTGTACTCTCTTATACCCTTCAAGCCTCCGGCTATGTGAGGAAACAGGGGGACACCTTCGATGTCATTGTCGAGAATTTTCTTCCCTCGACCCCTTTCTTCTCGCGGTTCCTCACGAGGACACCCGTGGTGTTACAGGTGCAAGGGATCATGGAAAGGCATTCCCTCAAGAAGTTTACCCCGATCTATTCCCTTCCCATGGCACTGGTCGAACGTTTCTATCCCTCACTCTATGAAACGTTTATCTTCGTCTCCGGAGTGACCAAGGAGAAGGTCCTGGCCCGAAAAAAGGGCAGAGTGAACTTCTGTCCGGTCATACCAAACGGTGTCAATGATGAACTGCTCCATGTCCCTCCCGGAGAGGGTGATTACATTCTCTTTCTGAGCAGGATTGACACCTATACAAAAGGCCTCGATCTCCTCGTTCGGGCCTTCGAGCTGATAAGTCATGAGTTTCCGGGCATCCGTCTTGTTCTTGCAGGATATGAGTTTAATTCCTTTCGTGACCTCATTGCAGCAGTCACCCCCTCCGTGAGGGGAAAGATCGTATACTCAGGCTTTGTGACGGGTGAGGATAAAGTCCGTCTCCTGTCGGGTGCAAAATTCTTTGTCCTGCCGTCCCGTCATGAGTCGGCCCCCATCAGCATTCTTGAAGCTGCTGCCTGCGGAAAGCCTGTTCTCGTGAGCGATATCCCTGAACTCCATTTTGTTCGGGAAAAGGGTTTCGGAACAGGCTTTCGGTCCGGTTCGGCGGATGATCTGGCTGAAAAGATGAGGGTGATGCTCAAGAATGAGTCCTTGAGACAACGACTAGGAGAGAAAGGGAGAGAATGTGCAAAACACTTTTCATGGGAGACCGTTGCGCTCCAATTTGAAGACGCCTTAGAACAGATCATTGCATCGGCACGGTGA
- a CDS encoding ribonuclease H-like domain-containing protein, with protein sequence MIRNTFSILNGIGDKLERRLWRDGILTWDAFLDSGDIRFLTPEKKTFFDDSLALANQKLDERNAAFFAKNVRRREHWRLFETFKGEAVCLDIETNGFQPNRGGYVTVVGLYDGYESRSLIAGENLTTDNLKRELEGYKCLITYYGASFDIPFLLKAFPGIRFDLPHFDLCYGARRLGFDGGLKKLEASLGIERDEDVKGMDGYDAVKLWDLARSGNEEARRLLLVYNREDTVNLYRIAEMLYPRLKHATGIEEYLPCAVH encoded by the coding sequence ATGATAAGGAACACCTTCAGCATCCTGAACGGGATCGGCGACAAACTCGAAAGAAGGCTCTGGAGGGACGGCATCCTCACGTGGGACGCTTTCCTCGATAGCGGCGATATTCGATTTCTCACCCCTGAAAAGAAGACCTTTTTTGATGATTCCCTTGCCCTCGCTAACCAAAAGCTCGATGAGAGGAATGCAGCTTTTTTTGCGAAAAACGTCAGAAGGAGAGAACACTGGAGGCTCTTTGAGACCTTTAAGGGAGAAGCAGTCTGTCTCGATATAGAGACAAACGGGTTCCAGCCGAACCGCGGTGGGTATGTCACGGTTGTAGGACTCTACGACGGGTATGAATCGAGATCCCTTATAGCAGGGGAAAATCTGACGACTGACAACCTCAAGAGGGAACTCGAAGGGTACAAATGTCTCATCACATACTACGGGGCCTCCTTTGACATCCCCTTTCTTCTGAAAGCCTTTCCCGGCATCAGGTTCGACCTGCCTCACTTTGACCTCTGCTACGGAGCGAGAAGGTTGGGATTCGACGGCGGCCTGAAGAAGCTCGAGGCCTCTCTGGGCATCGAACGGGATGAAGATGTCAAGGGCATGGACGGATATGATGCGGTGAAGCTCTGGGACCTGGCAAGGAGTGGCAATGAGGAAGCGAGACGTCTTCTGCTCGTTTACAACCGTGAAGATACGGTCAACCTTTACCGAATTGCCGAAATGCTTTACCCGAGACTGAAACATGCAACGGGCATAGAGGAGTATCTTCCCTGTGCAGTTCATTGA
- a CDS encoding ATP-binding protein: MIKGLSVDDLYKCCDEAVLSFRTTEELPPLEGTIGQTRALSAIQFGLSLDSAGFNIFLLGENGTGRKSTIRMILEKQSLAKSVPSDWCYVYNFKNPDMTMAISLSPGQAAVFQKDMEELVKTLRIEIPKVFESKEYEKQKSRIGEEFQKKQRDLFSGLEEEAQAKGFSIRKTVSGLIIVPVKKTGEPLTEEEFDALDPETKKRIEEIGKALQEKLDDVVRAVREGEKLLKELLLKLERDAALSAVGHLIDDLKKKYAENGKIVGYLDSVQEDILEHLEDFKTVEEQSAPPLPFMKMPKAEPTFTRYTVNVLVNNRDLKGAPCVFEKNPTYYNIFGTIEHRFQYGIAVTDFSMIKAGSLHRANGGFLVIDVLDLLRNLFSYDALKRAIRNKEIKIEDVWEQYRLISTTTLKPEAIPLDVKVILIGSPYLYYLMYNLDEEYRELFKVKADFDSRMERTMENVQKYGLFVSMLCREENLIPYDRSGVAKIVEYGSRLAEHQDKLSSRFSDVADLVRESTYWAKVSGSPLVKSEHVEKALDERVYRSNRIEERLREMTAEGTLIVDTAGAKVGQINGLAVLSLGDYSFGKPSRITARTYIGKAGVVNIERETKMSGKIHEKAILILSNFLGSRYAVRKPISLSASITFEQLYEMVEGDSATCAELYALLSSISGIPLKQSLAITGSMDQNGIVQPIGGVNEKIEGFFDLCKLRGLDGTHGVIIPRRNVKNLMLKKEVVDAVRDGRFSIYPIDVIEEGIEILTGVPAGEPGEDGTYPEGTVNERVMKRLTEIAEALKEKKEEKEKEKDEEGTKKREEED, translated from the coding sequence ATGATAAAGGGCTTGAGTGTTGACGATCTTTATAAGTGCTGTGATGAAGCGGTATTGTCATTCAGAACGACGGAGGAACTCCCGCCCCTTGAGGGTACCATTGGCCAGACAAGGGCACTGAGCGCTATTCAGTTCGGCCTGAGTCTCGACAGCGCGGGGTTTAACATCTTCCTGCTCGGAGAGAACGGGACCGGCAGGAAATCGACGATCAGGATGATTCTTGAGAAGCAGTCCCTTGCGAAATCTGTGCCGTCGGACTGGTGTTATGTCTATAACTTCAAGAACCCCGACATGACGATGGCGATCTCTCTCAGTCCCGGTCAGGCTGCAGTCTTTCAGAAAGATATGGAAGAGCTTGTCAAGACTCTGCGGATCGAGATACCGAAGGTCTTTGAGTCCAAGGAGTATGAGAAGCAGAAGAGCAGGATAGGCGAGGAATTCCAGAAAAAGCAGCGTGACCTCTTCAGCGGCCTTGAGGAAGAGGCCCAGGCGAAGGGTTTCTCGATTCGGAAGACGGTGAGCGGCCTGATCATCGTGCCGGTGAAGAAGACAGGCGAGCCCCTCACGGAGGAGGAGTTTGATGCCCTCGATCCCGAGACCAAGAAACGGATTGAGGAGATCGGCAAGGCCCTCCAGGAGAAACTCGATGACGTTGTGAGGGCGGTGAGGGAAGGAGAAAAGCTTCTCAAGGAGCTCCTGCTCAAGCTCGAACGAGACGCGGCCCTTTCAGCGGTAGGGCACCTCATCGACGATCTCAAGAAGAAATACGCCGAGAACGGGAAGATCGTCGGCTATCTCGATTCCGTTCAGGAGGATATCCTCGAGCATCTTGAAGACTTTAAGACCGTCGAAGAGCAGTCGGCGCCGCCCCTCCCATTTATGAAGATGCCGAAGGCCGAACCGACATTCACGAGATACACGGTGAACGTCCTCGTGAACAATAGGGACCTCAAGGGCGCTCCCTGTGTATTTGAAAAGAACCCGACATACTACAACATCTTTGGCACGATCGAACACCGGTTTCAGTATGGCATCGCCGTGACGGATTTCTCGATGATAAAAGCCGGTTCCTTGCACAGGGCAAACGGGGGTTTTCTTGTTATCGATGTCCTCGACCTCCTCAGGAATCTCTTCTCCTATGACGCCCTGAAGAGGGCGATACGTAACAAGGAGATAAAGATCGAAGATGTCTGGGAGCAGTACCGGCTCATATCGACGACAACGCTCAAGCCTGAGGCGATCCCCCTTGATGTCAAGGTGATCCTGATCGGAAGCCCCTACCTTTACTATCTTATGTATAATCTCGATGAAGAGTACCGGGAACTCTTCAAGGTGAAGGCCGATTTTGACAGCCGCATGGAGAGGACGATGGAAAATGTCCAGAAGTATGGTCTCTTTGTGTCCATGCTCTGCAGGGAGGAAAACCTCATACCTTACGACCGATCAGGTGTGGCGAAGATCGTTGAGTACGGCTCGCGGCTTGCTGAACATCAGGACAAGCTCTCCTCACGGTTCAGTGATGTCGCTGATCTTGTGAGGGAGTCGACATACTGGGCCAAGGTCTCCGGCAGTCCCCTAGTAAAGAGCGAACACGTGGAGAAGGCCCTCGATGAGCGGGTCTACCGCAGCAACAGAATCGAGGAACGGCTCAGGGAGATGACCGCCGAAGGCACCCTCATAGTCGACACAGCGGGAGCAAAGGTGGGACAGATAAACGGGCTTGCCGTCCTCAGCCTCGGCGACTACAGTTTCGGCAAGCCTTCCCGGATAACGGCGCGAACCTATATCGGCAAGGCAGGTGTCGTGAACATCGAGCGTGAGACGAAGATGAGCGGCAAGATCCATGAAAAGGCGATCCTCATCCTCTCGAACTTCCTCGGCAGCAGGTATGCCGTCAGGAAGCCGATAAGCCTCTCTGCTTCGATAACCTTTGAGCAGCTTTACGAAATGGTTGAGGGAGATAGCGCGACCTGTGCAGAGCTCTACGCCCTCTTGAGCAGCATCTCCGGCATCCCCCTGAAACAGAGTCTTGCCATTACCGGTTCCATGGACCAGAACGGCATTGTCCAGCCCATCGGAGGCGTCAACGAGAAGATCGAGGGCTTCTTTGACCTCTGCAAACTGAGGGGGCTTGACGGAACTCATGGTGTCATCATTCCGAGGAGGAATGTCAAGAACCTCATGCTCAAAAAGGAAGTGGTGGATGCTGTGCGGGACGGGAGATTTTCGATCTACCCCATAGACGTCATCGAAGAGGGGATCGAGATACTCACGGGCGTTCCGGCCGGAGAACCGGGGGAGGACGGGACCTATCCCGAAGGCACCGTCAACGAGCGGGTCATGAAGCGTCTCACCGAGATCGCGGAAGCCCTGAAAGAGAAGAAGGAAGAGAAGGAAAAAGAAAAGGATGAAGAGGGGACGAAGAAGAGAGAGGAGGAGGACTGA